The Ostrea edulis chromosome 1, xbOstEdul1.1, whole genome shotgun sequence genomic sequence TCCATCTGTCAAACTTCCTTCTTCCTAAAACTCCTCTTTTATTTAAAACAGTAACCAAttaatcttttggaatatgataagtggtgtcctgtagatgtgtaataaggtttcagaattttcaattttaccctggggataaaaataaataaatcaagaggcccatgggcattAACCATCACCCGAGAATCATTATCCATACAGGGAGTCTCATATTTGCAATTAAACCTCAATATGGAGTCCTTTGTGCACATGTTTATGATCTTACAAAATATGCAAACAATTTCTATTCATTTACAGAAGGAAAAATGGAAGTTTGAAGTATATATTTTGACCCCCCTTCCCACAACCCATGGGccgtgaatttcacaattcaagAAGAGGACATTAAGGACATCATAACCATACATTTCGTTTATTTCCCATGactatgaaagtagaaaagaaaacatatctttggtttttacacatttttatgATGTGGCCATATTGGCCTTGTCCAGGGGCATGAACCCCCAACccgtgaatttcacattttaGTAGAGAGTTTCACaaacatcataatcatgcataagttttttcaaatatatatatgggagtagagaaaaagattttctaagattcaTTACAATTCACCATATGGCCATGTTGGCCCCACACTagggcctgaacccctgacccaagGAGTCAAGAATTTCACATTTTAGGTAGAGAGCTTCAtagacatcataatcatgcatttagtttttctcaaatatatatgggagtagagaaaaagatttaatatattttcactatatggccatattggccctgCCATAGGGCCTGAACCCATGACCCAGGggccacgaatttcacaattttagtagagggcttcatggacatcatatcAATGGATTTAGTTTTTCTCCCACATGTGTGgcagtagagaagatttttgaaaatatggccTTTTATACGAGTCCTCATTGGTGGTAAGGTCATAAAGTTCACAATTTATATTCCTCTTATCCTAGAGATGCTTTACACCAAAAATAGTAACAACTGGCCTCGTAGTTTAcgaaattaaaaatgtaaaattgttaacggacgatgGACAACACACCACGATGACCTGAGTGACTCTGGTGACCTAAAAAatacctggttcccagaactccttatatattttatacaataaataaccaaatcatcttttggaaaatgattggtagtatactgtacatgttcaataaggttttggaattttcattttcaccctaaggcccgaaaaatgacatttttctacaaaaccctggttcccagaactcctcttacattttaagcAGTACCCAAATGATCTTTTGGAAGGTAATTGTTGGTGTCCCAtaaatgtgcaataaggtttcagaattttcattttcaccctaggTACCAAATGGGGgttgaaaatgtcaaaaatacACCAACAGTTTTGATGACATACATAATGTACAATGAATCAGTAAAAATGTTTCCTGTACTTACCACCTCCCATGTTGTTCAACTGTCGTCGCAATTCAGCATCTTCATCTTTCTGTTTGGGGGAAGGTTGTGTAAAAGGAAATGGCTCCAAGCGTGTCTGCCTGTCATCACCATAACCTTCTGACAATTCAACAGAAAGCACAGCAACTAGTACAGAACTGATTTGTTATATGTACAGATCATTCCCATATATAATGTTGCAAtataaagaagtaggtacagtttccaCAGACATCTCGCCCAGAAAATGGATAATTTCAGTAGGAGTCACAAATTCTGGccttcaaataaggaatataaaagTGAACTCAAACTACATTTAAATTTATCCAAAActgctttgtgttgtatgacaggagcgtgggtgggtgggggggttTCCTTTCAGAAACCATACagcccatgcgtcgagcaaagtcaaatacattttttttttatcttctattaatgcacaatatatattaattttattttgctcgACGAATGGGCACACCTTTacctaagcaataatctggatgaaatttaacagttgtCAAGCTCTTTTTGTAAAAAGGCAGGAAAGTCTTATTCATGAAATAATAATGCTATCAAACATGCAATAAGTTTGATTTAAGTTGAatagtatacttggcatatatttaacttacttaaaacacagatcaaACTTGATTCAAGACACTtttaaaacagaattttttgggggcctttttatgtacacaattgtACTTTGTTCTTTCCTTCAATAAACAGAAACAAACAATTTAACTCTATACCTGTTGTTTCTGCTGGTTGAATAACAGGAGGCAATGGGGGCTCAAATGTTGTCATATCCTTGCGATCTGAAAACAATTTCAAGATATATCTTCTTATTCTTGTCTGTGTGCTGTATTGATCGTTTGCTCGTAACTTAGTCCGTGTCTAAATGTTCGAGATTCTTCCAACATAGATCTGGCCAAGTCACAATTCATATTTCTTGTGTAGAATATAAGTTGATTTAATTTACACTGAGGCAATACAAACAGTGAATAAATAGTGAGAAATACTTCCTCAACCTACACAATAACACTCCCATACCTTTCTCTAGTGTTTTCATAAAGTCTTCATTTCCTCTCAGCTCCTGTAAGAATTCACTGTTCTGCAGAGCAATGGCAAGTCGTTCATCTTCCAAATATTGTGACATTTCAAGGTCTACATTTTTAACAGCCTTTCGTCTTCGTCGCTcattttcctttaatttttcATCCAGCATATCCTGACTGAATTCATGTGAAGAGATAATCTGGAACGtggaagtaaattttaaaaaaaaaaaatggtacaAGGAAATTCACTGAATAATGAATAAAGCTAGATGCACATCTTCCCATGTACTCATGTACATCTCAAAACACAATACAGTGAAACGCACTGTTAGGGTACATAATTCATACATAGAGATCAGGGTTTTATCCAgcatttagatgttactaccaattttatatttaaggggaatttttgagaatgcagtCATGAGCTTCCAGGGGATGGGGGTAGGGGACATCCATGGAATATAATATCCACAGATTATTACAGccatataaattgattgattacacattttatctacattgtacatgtaagtctgacaattatagaaaattacttagaatatataaaaatgatttttgttgaaaattattataCAATTTTGTCAAGTCTCTACAAatgaagttgtttttttttatctgtggaaggggaaatattcatttgttgccaaaggggaaaggtaccttataccggtagtaaaaacaacctagataaatccctgGTGATACATAGCTGTATCTGGAAATACATGCAAATGATGCATGCTTGAAGTTAAAAGCTGCGAAGCTGTCAATTGCAATTCCAAAAtgaggtcacagtgacctattttGGTTCATGACACACCTTCCTCCCAAGCTGCAtcaactgaccaagtttgatgttccTAGGCCTCACAGTGTGCAAGATATGATTCAGACACAATTTGAGTATGTACTGCCATACAATTCCAAAAGGAAGCCAGTGAACTATTTTTGCTTCAGAAAACACTTTCCCCCAAGCTGTGTCAGCTGACCAAGTTTGATAGTCCTGGGCCTAACAGTGTGAAAGACGTAACTCCTAcatgaaaaagctaacagacagacagactacaCCATAATATGGCCCATCAAAATGCGAGtgcaaaaaaaaatcagttaatACCATTTATAACTTGTACAAGAAAATCTCAAACAAGACATGTATCAACGTCATTTGATGCACCTCaaaaacaaaatcttttaacTTAATATATTAACTTAAAAAGATAATCTGCTGACCAGTGATTTGGACATCCCTGGAGACCCATTAAGGATTTGTCCATGTGAATGAACCATAGGTAAATGTTCACCACCATGAGACCACTTGGGTCTTTCTGGAGCTCGCTCACTGCGGCTTCGAGAAATCTTCTTCTTGTGCTCACTGCTACTGTTTGACAGTCTCTCAGTGTGTCTGTTTTTTCTGTTGATATTGTGATGAGTCCTCTCTGTACTGCTTTGTGGTAGAAATCCCTCTAATGAAAGAGGGTCTTGTGACTTTGGCACGGTTAATCTCAGAAAGTCATCGGGAAGTGTTCCCAGCATTGGGGGGTTCCAATTGCGAAAGCCCCTCTTGACAGGGGTGCTGTGACTTATGGGGGAGCTGGGAAGGGGGCGCTTTGGTTCTGTATTGGACAAAGCAAGGGAGTCCACCATGTCGTCACTATGTCGACTTCGATGGCTCCTTCGATGGTGATGATGGTGCGATGATCTGCTGTGATGATGAGATGATTTGTTTTGTCCATGACTGTGAGTCTTTGGGGTATGGGTTGTATTTGATCtactaaataaaacaaaaatattattgcTTTCACTTTTATACATCAACAAAGATGTGTTTGTCAGACAGCTGACAAAGTGTTTGAAttgtatcatacatgtacaaattgttttgtttgttccTTTGTTCTTTTTATCTGccttcaagaatttttcactcatatcaagGTGACACCAGCTGTGGGCGATGAgacacaaattcagacctatgcaTGGTGCTCTGGGCACTAGTAGTGAGGGTTATTGTGCCAATGCCTCTCAAAGTTATCATTCAAAAAGACCTGTGACTCTCAATCTAAATGCAGAGCATTTGGCAAAGAGCGGTCACTAGTTATTTTTACATCTTGAATAGGTCTAAGTTGCTAAGGTACAAGTAGGACTCGAACCAATAACCTCCCGGTCTTGTGTACAAACTATAAACGTACAAAAGATTTAGCAacactacatgtgtatatatgtatctttGGCATCTTATATAAcctatttttacaaattttaccaAAAAACTTACTTCAATTAACATCTGCAATTcctataaaattgaaaatccaAGCAATCTACACAGTAacacattgtaatattttgatcatttagcAACACACTTTTCGTGTAGCATGGTAGACACCTTTTCGTTTGAGATCATTTGACTTTCAATGAACATGTACACAAATGTGTCTTGTACTAAACGGCACCATATATTTTTCTTGTACATTGTCTGTAAAATGCTGACCTTATTGGGCTCCTCTTTGGTGGGGTGGGAGAGGTTTTACTTGTTGTTTGAGTGATGGGGGTGGTCCAGATACTGTTATCTGATTGCACAGCTTCAGTGTAGGAAGGTGGGGAGTCTTCAGTTCGCTTCTCGTGATAGGTGGGACAGCCATCCTCCTCCTGTAAAAACAAGTCACTTTCAAATAACCTGACAAGTCACTCTCAAATAACCTGACAACAAGTCACTCTCAAATAACCTGACAACAAGTCACTCTCAAATAACCTGACAACAAGACACTCTCAAATAACCTGACAACAAGACACTCTCAAATAACCTGACAATCACTCTCAAATAACCTCACAACAAGACACTCTCAAATAACCTCACAGGACACTCTCAAATAACCTCACAACAAGACACTCTCAAATAACTTGACAACAAGTCACTCTCAAATAACCTGACAACAAGACACTCTCAAATAACCTCACAACAAGACACTCTCAAATAACCTCACAGGACACTCTCAAATAACCTCAAAACAAGACACTCTCAAATAACCTGACAACAAGACACTCTCAAATAACCTCACAGGACACTCTCAAATAACCTGACAACAAGACACTCTCAAATAACCTGACAACAAGTCACTCTCAAATAACCTGACAACAAGACACTCTCAAATAACCTGACAACAAGTCACTCTCAAATAACCTGACAAGTCACTCTCAAATAACCTGACAACAAGTCACTCTCAAATAACCTGACAAGACACTCTCAAATAACCTCACAGGACACTCTCAAATAACCTCACAACAAGACACTCTCAAATAACCTAACAACAAGTCACTCTCAAATAACCTCACAACAAGACACTCTCAAATAACCTCACAGGACACTCTCAAATAACCTGACAACAAGACACTCTCAAATAACCTGACAACAAGTCACTCTCAAATAACCTGACAACAAGACACTCTCAAATAACCTGACAACAAGTCACTCTCAAATAACCTGACAAGTCACTCTCAAATAACCTGACAACAAGTCACTCTCAAATAACCTGACAAGACACTCTCAAATAACCTCACAGGACACTCTCAAATAACCTCACAACAAGACACTCTCAAATAACCTGACAACAAGTCACTCTCAAATAACCTCACAACAAGACACTCTCAAATAACCTCACAGGACACTCTCAAATAACCTCACAACAAGACACTCTCAAATAACCTGACAACAAGTCACTCTCAAATAACCTGACAACAAGACACTCTCAAATAACCTGACAACAAGTCACTCTCAAATAACCTCACAACAAGTCACTCTCAAATAACCTCACAACAAGACACTCTCAAATAACCTCACAACAAGACACTCTCAAATAACCTCACAGGACACTCTCAAATAACCTCACAACAAGACACTCTCAAATAACCTCACAACAAGACACTCTCAAATAACCTCACAACAAGACACTCTCAAATAACCTCACAACAAGACACTCTCAAATAACCTCACAGGACACTCTCAAATAACATCACAACAAGACACTCTCAAATAACCTGACAACAAGTCACTCTCAAATAACCTCACAACAAGACACTCTCAAATAACCTCACAGGACACTCTCAAATAACCTCACAACAAGACACTCTCAAATAACCTCACAACAAGACACTCTCAAATAACCTCACAACAAGTCGCTCTCAAATAACCTCACAAGACACTCTCAAATAACCTCACAAGTCACTCTCAAATAATCTGACAACAAGTCACTCTCAAATAACCTGACAACAAGACAAGCATTTCCAAGTCTTTCTTGAAGACCTAGATATAGCGAAACCTGTCTACTCCGAAGCTGTATTTTTCTGTCTTGAAGACCTAGAtatagtgaaacctgtctatTCCAAAGCTGTATTATTCTGTCTTGAAGACCTAGTTATAGTGAAACCTGTCTCTTGCAATATGCAGTGGGGGACAAATTTAATGTCTGGTTTAATGTCAGGTCACACGTTATAAAGAGAATTGAAAACAGAGAATTGGGAATGGAAATTAGGGTCAGAATATTCAGTAATATGAATTATGCAGATGTCAACTATACAAGTTTAACTGTAGTCACCAAAATATTTCTATGAAAGGGGTAAAGGTGGGCATGGAGTCAACTAAGATTTGATTAGAGGCGGATCTTGTTATACAGTAAATCCGGGATatgaagtgcagtcaatttttcTAAATACGTATGTAAACATTGATTTACTATAACACAAATTTTTAACTTGTATATCAACAATGTAAACATTTCATACATCTGCAAAAACTCATTTCAGTGTTGTCTGTAGTTAATAAAACCGATATTGTAGTTAATAAAACctatattgtatgtacataCAGGAGAAATGAGCTCCGGGGGTATGTCCACAAAGTCTTTGTCATCAGCATCAATACTCATAGTCAGTAGCTGATCAATCGTGTCGTCAACAGCACCATCATTGGACCTCAGGACCGCCTCAATCACATCAGTGTCCATAGAAGGAAACATGGCCTGCAATTCAGAAGAGATATCATTGATGACCTCAATCTATGAGAAAATGTCCTTAATCATATTAGATATCATCAAATACAAATcttattcatatttaatttaaaaatttgatcttATAATTATCAATGGAGTAATTATTATGTAGATTTATGTTCTCAGTTTAGTTTGCTGGGTCCCAATTCTGTGGATTTGTGAGGAAAGTATCTGTTTTTGATAGTTTAATTATATCTATATCTTAATGGTACCACATGTATTACATAATATATACGATTTGATTTCACTGAAATCAAATGTGTATTCTTCTATCATTTAATGAATATGTTGAGATTTGATGTCATGATGTGCAAAAACTTTACAATATATCCATTTGACACCCAAAATTTGACATCAGGGTCAATGTCAGTACAAGGTCACAATCTTTTCATGCCTTGAAATTCCATTAAAGCATACATGAGTTGTATATGTATCTGAAAGTACTTTATAGAGATTGCTTGATAGAAGATTTCatgtttaaagggactgattcatgatttcccccccaaattttgtttttcacttttaatcatcaaaatctactgtctaatgtgtttaaaaggtttcacaaaaaatcaaggttatacattatcacagaagctcattttagagagtttgttatttgttttgtaaacaaagattgtggtatattattgtttacgaagttttcaaaagaaatggatatcgatctgagtttattatatatatacatataattatatatatcacattttaagtaatttttaggtaaaatgtgtcatctaaaagttaactCTCTGACTGTACAAAAAATACagatgctttgaattacaaaattaacatttcactggtttgaaAACATGAACCAGCCCCTTTAAAACAAAGTGAGATGTAATAGCAGCTGTCaattatgttcagaattaacttgtaaattgaaaaatttaaacGAAACTTTCACTTGTACAtttaacatatgtaaacaaaaacatgacacaagcCTTGTTCACATAACatagaattgtgagctctgtatctctcttgtaactcgacaatagatattcaaatttttgctgaccattagaattactttagttaagcattgtaaacattaaaattggaaaaataaaatttgaattttttatagcTCAAATCaagtccatgtccctttaaacaTCGACTTTGAAGTCACTCTGAtagatattgagaaaatataggaaattgcattgtttagtcTTTGACATTACCCAAAacaagtcttcaaatatcagaaaatgcaataatttgcagctttttgattttatgaaagtttCGACTACATCAAAACTTACCATTGCATGCAAAATTGTTGCTAATAATAAATCAGACACAGGAAAAATATATAAGCATTTGActtccacatgtcaatgtgagATGACATCATTATGATAAAATGTGACACAATtggtttttatttattcttctttttttttcatttaagagGTGGATCAAGCAATCCCTCCCCCCTTTCccaatgagaaatgtatttcaaaatgaacagagCAGTGTTTACAAATACTTGGTATTACATTGCATAGAAACTATTTGTAATTTTGCACTTTATAaaggaataaaataataataataacattaatTTGAATCTATTATTTAAAACATCACACAGAGGGCTgtttcattaaaacatatggGGTACCAAGGGAAGGcagtttttatataaaaaaaaatctatgggtggttcacactggtgAGATAgtgattctatggtgggtggcttttgcacaaaaattgCTTCTATGGGTGTACATTTCACAAAACCATATAATCTGTGAGAAAATAATCAGAACACATGATTTACAGAGGCAATCTTAGCATTCCGTAACTTATGCTTGAAAGGGAATTGCATGTATTGAATACTGAAATAAAGTCGATATCAAGATGAAAAAGTATGTTGTGCTGTAtgatggggaaaaaaattctgatttgggaatatttcaaattaatttttaagtgCCTTCCCTCATCCCATGTATGTTTTACTGGAACGGCCCAGAAAATATATTGCTATTTTACTACAAAAATTAGCATACAAGTAGATTCTATACGTCTTGCTTCACATCGAGAAAACAATCTGTGTAttaaaccgaagtatcttattgcaCACATTGATTTCTCATTTCATACAAGGCCCAAAACAGTGTTGTGATGtaaattaaaagaaagaaaagcaGTTCTGGCTGCTGGACGACAAGGGTGTGTGTCCCTATACCAAACCATTTCATACAAAAATAACTTCATTCCCTAATTTGAATTTGACTAATAAGAGACTagaatacaataagaattaaattacaTGGATATAGGAAATTACAGATAAAACAAACTAATTCCACGGGACCCCATAAATTTGCTGTAACTGAGCATAATGAGAAAGTATTTGAAAATAAGTTACTTTGAAGTCAGACATGGCTTGGTAGAAGTCTAGCTGCTTTGTTGGCCGTTCTCTGTGTGAATGGGATCGCTGTAAGGGTGGGGGTCTAGCTGGTGGCTCCCCATCTCCTGGTGCAAAGTCATTTTCTACCTGTGGATTATGCAGCCTACGACGGCTGCTTCGAGGCTTTGCAGATTGTGTATCAGCTGTTGCCATTTCCTAAATTTGTAAGCTATACCATTGTTTATGCTACCTTCTTGTACTGTACAGCATGTATCTAACCTGCAAATTCAACAATTCTTGTACTTTCTACAATATCATCATTCACAAGATGACTCATTTGTCTTCATGATAATCACTATAAACATCCATAATCAGTTCATCACAAAATTTCAACGTTCTGCCTATCTACTCACAAGAAGAATTATATAAACCCACAAACATCTCATGAAATGAAcagaaatatagatataaactgACAATCTACCATAATAAAACATAATTGTCTGCTTTTTAACTTCAATAAGAGGGAAACATCATGGCCAATTCCAGGCTTTGAAGTTAGGCAGGGTGAAGACAAGCCATCATAGGCCTAAGGACCGTCAAGATTTCCAACAGAAAGTAACTCCTAGTCCTGAATGACTTCAAAATGGCTCGACTCCttcatatttaaaaataccCATTACATCCTTCACTCAATCATAGTAGACAGTGTTTCAGTGTAAATATAGATACTAACAGTAAATAGAAACCTTAAGCGGATATACCCGTTTACATCCTATTTACATACATACAAGTGTATACTTAATCTTGAAATATTCCCCATGTACATCACATTCATTGAGACAGAATGAGCCCCGAACGAGTTTTAAAACCGATACACAGAAACAAAACTTCATATTTCAAAGCTATAACAATGGATAGAAATTTCACAAACCAGTTAACAACTTATCCTATGGTATAGTAACTGTAGTACCCAAACGCATTCTGATAACTCGACTGGtcaatgatcaatctcaagATTACTCTTACGAAAGCCCAGGCAGAGCtcaaaataacaacaaaaccGATTACCTAAAACCATATCTACATACTCAGTCTTATTGTGCGTGCAATACAAGAATAAATGAGTAATTTTTTACCCAATTTCAACGAAATTCCATTTTCATGGGATCGACCGGATGTTGAATAAATGAATCCCATTCATGATCATAAGGTTCTGAATAACTAAAACATGTATTTTCGGATAAGATTGGAAATAGGTCATGCTCATAAAAGGGAATTACAAATAGATTTATAatttgtatatcataaaaaggtTCGGAAACTAACTGACAAGAATATATAGACCTGTTTCCTTAATTGATTACAGTAATACGATTGACTTAACCAAACTGAAACAATTTATACAAGTCTAATAAAATTATTGCATATGTTGAAAGGAAAGAAATACAAGTATGAAAAGAGGAATGTCATAATTAAACAGAGATAAGCTAATATTGATATCTGCTACAGAGGTATACAAAGGGTATAATATAATGAATCAACACGGAATTTTTTGGATTCGTCAATAGATTGATGAAAGGGAGGTAAATCACTTACACTTTAGAAGCAAATTAAAATCTCTTGGATTTTCCTTGACATCTAGAATTGGTATATCAACCATTATTCATAATTGtgaattaaaaattgtttgtgATGATCAAACTGCAAGACCAAGGAGATTCCACTAATCcataaaatgtatttataaatttggggggggggggggtaattataaaagaatttttataaaacatcactgatttttagaaatgtttttgGTGCCCTCAACAAAGCATCTAACCTAGCGACCAGATCTGAACTAGGAGTACTTCCATTACGTATTATATTCAAGTACTAGTCTTTACGGAATACATTATACAACTtgaaataaactattttaattTACAGTATTTAAATACTGTAAACACTGGCCAATGCAAACACACTgttcatcgtcgcaaaccacggccAATATTTACGATCCTCTCCCATAGGAGAGAGCTATATGCGGACTCCGGACCG encodes the following:
- the LOC125663721 gene encoding uncharacterized protein LOC125663721 isoform X2 — its product is MATADTQSAKPRSSRRRLHNPQVENDFAPGDGEPPARPPPLQRSHSHRERPTKQLDFYQAMSDFKAMFPSMDTDVIEAVLRSNDGAVDDTIDQLLTMSIDADDKDFVDIPPELISPEEDGCPTYHEKRTEDSPPSYTEAVQSDNSIWTTPITQTTSKTSPTPPKRSPIRSNTTHTPKTHSHGQNKSSHHHSRSSHHHHHRRSHRSRHSDDMVDSLALSNTEPKRPLPSSPISHSTPVKRGFRNWNPPMLGTLPDDFLRLTVPKSQDPLSLEGFLPQSSTERTHHNINRKNRHTERLSNSSSEHKKKISRSRSERAPERPKWSHGGEHLPMVHSHGQILNGSPGMSKSLIISSHEFSQDMLDEKLKENERRRRKAVKNVDLEMSQYLEDERLAIALQNSEFLQELRGNEDFMKTLEKDRKDMTTFEPPLPPVIQPAETTEGYGDDRQTRLEPFPFTQPSPKQKDEDAELRRQLNNMGGASKKQFIALARKFFSRKKKKMTLKQIQKEKLAPSMVNLLDSDEEDFVPDEDTNPYDQRTEIEPLPDSLLRIPNERAHDRHQSNNTPIYHDNKATDFI
- the LOC125663721 gene encoding CUE domain-containing protein 1-like isoform X3; protein product: MATADTQSAKPRSSRRRLHNPQVENDFAPGDGEPPARPPPLQRSHSHRERPTKQLDFYQAMSDFKAMFPSMDTDVIEAVLRSNDGAVDDTIDQLLTMSIDADDKDFVDIPPELISPEEDGCPTYHEKRTEDSPPSYTEAVQSDNSIWTTPITQTTSKTSPTPPKRSPISRSNTTHTPKTHSHGQNKSSHHHSRSSHHHHHRRSHRSRHSDDMVDSLALSNTEPKRPLPSSPISHSTPVKRGFRNWNPPMLGTLPDDFLRLTVPKSQDPLSLEGFLPQSSTERTHHNINRKNRHTERLSNSSSEHKKKISRSRSERAPERPKWSHGGEHLPMVHSHGQILNGSPGMSKSLIISSHEFSQDMLDEKLKENERRRRKAVKNVDLEMSQYLEDERLAIALQNSEFLQELRGNEDFMKTLEKDRKDMTTFEPPLPPVIQPAETTEGYGDDRQTRLEPFPFTQPSPKQKDEDAELRRQLNNMGGASKKQFIALARKFFSRKKKKMTLKQIQKEKLAPSMVNLLDSDEEDFVPDEDTNPYDQRTEIEPLVRVGQH
- the LOC125663721 gene encoding uncharacterized protein LOC125663721 isoform X1, translated to MATADTQSAKPRSSRRRLHNPQVENDFAPGDGEPPARPPPLQRSHSHRERPTKQLDFYQAMSDFKAMFPSMDTDVIEAVLRSNDGAVDDTIDQLLTMSIDADDKDFVDIPPELISPEEDGCPTYHEKRTEDSPPSYTEAVQSDNSIWTTPITQTTSKTSPTPPKRSPISRSNTTHTPKTHSHGQNKSSHHHSRSSHHHHHRRSHRSRHSDDMVDSLALSNTEPKRPLPSSPISHSTPVKRGFRNWNPPMLGTLPDDFLRLTVPKSQDPLSLEGFLPQSSTERTHHNINRKNRHTERLSNSSSEHKKKISRSRSERAPERPKWSHGGEHLPMVHSHGQILNGSPGMSKSLIISSHEFSQDMLDEKLKENERRRRKAVKNVDLEMSQYLEDERLAIALQNSEFLQELRGNEDFMKTLEKDRKDMTTFEPPLPPVIQPAETTEGYGDDRQTRLEPFPFTQPSPKQKDEDAELRRQLNNMGGASKKQFIALARKFFSRKKKKMTLKQIQKEKLAPSMVNLLDSDEEDFVPDEDTNPYDQRTEIEPLPDSLLRIPNERAHDRHQSNNTPIYHDNKATDFI